One stretch of Cydia fagiglandana chromosome 18, ilCydFagi1.1, whole genome shotgun sequence DNA includes these proteins:
- the LOC134673519 gene encoding dolichyl-diphosphooligosaccharide--protein glycosyltransferase subunit STT3B isoform X1 produces the protein MPAVSSVKPANGPNKGLFNNTTGFSTLITVTVLTLAWLAGFASRLFAVIRFESIIHEFDPWFNYRSTAYMVQHGFYNFLNWFDERAWYPLGRIVGGTVYPGLMITSGTIHWILHTLNIPIHIRDICVFLAPVFSGLTAIATYLLTSELWSRGAGLFAACFIAIIPGYSSRSVAGSYDNEGIAIFALQFTYYLWLKSVKSGSIFWSICTAISYFYMVSAWGGYVFIINLIPLHVFVLLIMGRFSQRLFVSYSVFYIVGLLMSMQIPFVGFQPIRTSEHMAASGVFALMMAVGALKYLHMLSPKGQFKQLLIVGGLVAAALVFLAVVALTYVGVIAPWSGRFYSLWDTGYAKIHIPIIASVSEHQPTTWSSFFFDLHVLVCTFPVGLWYCIKNVNDERVFVALYALSAVYFAGVMVRLMLTLTPVVCVLAGIAFSILLDLVLREDELPVAPADSDEKNLYDKAGKLKKRTLEPTPPADSGLGMNVRSGTLIAFMILLMLFSVHCTWATSNAYSSPSIVLASYGNDGSRKILDDFREAYGWLSQNTAEDARVMSWWDYGYQIAGMGNRTTLVDNNTWNNSHIALVGKAMASNESAAYEIMTMLDVDYVLVIFGGAIGYSGDDINKFIWMVRIAEGEHPKDIHEADYFTERGEYRIDSEASKTMLNSLMYKLSYYRYDSGGSPPGYDRTRGALPGHRGFRLTYLEEAYTTEHWLVRIYRVKKPDEFNRPRLPLAKRTISTSSGLSKKQPLSVGESDTTSRRRKGILKNKPTVVKGKKISRLE, from the exons ATGCCGGCCGTAAGCTCCGTGAAGCCGGCCAACGGCCCCAATAAGGGGTTGTTTAATAATACGACCGGCTTCAGTACTCTTATCACTGTTACGGTTCTCACGTTGGCTTGGTTGGCCGGGTTTGCTTCTCGGCTTTTCGCTGTTATACGGTTTGAGAGTATTATTCACGAGTTTGATCCATG GTTCAACTACCGATCTACCGCTTATATGGTACAGCACGGGTTTTACAACTTTTTGAATTGGTTTGACGAGCGAGCATGGTACCCCTTGGGGCGCATTGTCGGCGGTACCGTGTACCCGGGCCTTATGATCACTTCAGGGACCATACACTGGATCCTTCACACATTGAATATCCCTATTCATATAAGAGATATTTGTGTGTTTTTAGCTCCGGTTTTCAG CGGCCTGACAGCCATAGCAACATATCTGCTAACTTCTGAGCTATGGTCCCGTGGAGCTGGTCTGTTTGCAGCCTGCTTCATTGCTATCATCCCCGGCTACAGCAGCCGGTCCGTAGCTGGCAGTTACGACAATGAGGGAATTGCAATCTTTGCTCTGCAGTTCACTTACTATCTTTGGCTGAAGAGTGTGAAAAGTGGTTCCATTTTCTGGTCTATCTGCACTGCTATTTCTTACTTTTACATG GTATCAGCATGGGGTGGCTATGTGTTCATCATCAACCTTATTCCCCTGCATGTGTTTGTGCTGCTCATCATGGGCCGGTTCTCACAGAGGCTGTTTGTGAGCTACTCAGTCTTCTACATAGTTGGCCTGCTGATGTCTATGCAGATTCCGTTTGTTGGTTTCCAGCCCATACGGACTAGTGAACATATGGCTGCTTCTG GTGTGTTCGCCCTCATGATGGCGGTCGGCGCCCTCAAATACCTGCACATGCTGAGTCCCAAGGGCCAGTTTAAGCAGCTACTGATAGTCGGTGGACTGGTCGCCGCCGCGCTCGTTTTCTTGGCCGTGGTGGCGTTGACCTACGTGGGCGTTATCGCTCCGTGGAGTGGACG GTTCTACTCGCTATGGGACACAGGCTACGCCAAGATCCACATCCCGATCATCGCGTCCGTGTCCGAGCACCAGCCGACCACCTGGTCCTCGTTCTTCTTCGACCTCCACGTGCTGGTCTGCACGTTCCCTGTGGGCCTGTGGTATTGCATCAAGAATGTCAATGATGAGAGAGTATTCG TGGCCCTGTACGCCCTTAGCGCCGTATACTTCGCGGGTGTGATGGTGCGTCTGATGTTGACCCTGACGCCGGTCGTGTGCGTGTTGGCCGGCATCGCGTTCTCCATACTACTGGACCTCGTCTTACGTGAGGATGAGCTGCCCGTCGCACCCGCAGACTCGGATGAGAAGAACCTTTACGATAAG GCGGGCAAGCTGAAGAAGCGTACGCTGGAGCCGACCCCCCCGGCGGACTCCGGGCTCGGCATGAACGTGCGCTCCGGCACGCTGATCGCGTTCATGATCCTGCTCATGCTGTTCTCCGTGCACTGCACCTGGGCCACCTCCAACGCCTACTCCAGCCCGAGCATCGTGCTGGCCAGCTATGGGAATGACGG TTCACGCAAAATCCTGGACGATTTCCGCGAAGCTTACGGTTGGCTATCACAGAACACTGCTGAAGACGCGAGAGTCATGTCTTGGTGGGATTATGGTTACCAG ATAGCGGGAATGGGAAATAGAACAACTCTAGTCGATAACAACACGTGGAATAATTCCCACATTGCGCTCGTCGGCAAGGCCATGGCGAGTAATGAAAGTGCCGCTTATGAAATAATGACCATGTTGGATGTAGACTACGTTCTCGTGATATTTGGCGGCGCTATCGGCTACTCAGGCGATGACATCAACAAGTTCATATGGATGGTCAGGATCGCAGAAGGAGAGCACCCTAAGGATATTCAC gAAGCGGATTATTTTACAGAGAGAGGGGAATACCGAATAGATTCTGAAGCATCGAAAACGATGTTAAATTCTTTAATGTACAAGTTATCATATTATAG ATACGACAGCGGCGGGAGCCCGCCGGGCTACGACAGGACGCGCGGCGCGCTGCCCGGCCACCGCGGGTTCCGCCTCACCTACCTCGAGGAGGCCTACACCACCGAGCACTGGCTCGTGAGGATATACAG
- the LOC134673519 gene encoding dolichyl-diphosphooligosaccharide--protein glycosyltransferase subunit STT3B isoform X2, with product MPAVSSVKPANGPNKGLFNNTTGFSTLITVTVLTLAWLAGFASRLFAVIRFESIIHEFDPWFNYRSTAYMVQHGFYNFLNWFDERAWYPLGRIVGGTVYPGLMITSGTIHWILHTLNIPIHIRDICVFLAPVFSGLTAIATYLLTSELWSRGAGLFAACFIAIIPGYSSRSVAGSYDNEGIAIFALQFTYYLWLKSVKSGSIFWSICTAISYFYMVSAWGGYVFIINLIPLHVFVLLIMGRFSQRLFVSYSVFYIVGLLMSMQIPFVGFQPIRTSEHMAASGVFALMMAVGALKYLHMLSPKGQFKQLLIVGGLVAAALVFLAVVALTYVGVIAPWSGRFYSLWDTGYAKIHIPIIASVSEHQPTTWSSFFFDLHVLVCTFPVGLWYCIKNVNDERVFVALYARSAVYFAGVMVRLMLTLTPVVCVLASIAFSILLDLVLREDELPVAPADSDEKNLYDKAGKLKKRTLEPTPPADSGLGMNVRSGTLIAFMILLMLFSVHCTWATSNAYSSPSIVLASYGNDGSRKILDDFREAYGWLSQNTAEDARVMSWWDYGYQIAGMGNRTTLVDNNTWNNSHIALVGKAMASNESAAYEIMTMLDVDYVLVIFGGAIGYSGDDINKFIWMVRIAEGEHPKDIHEADYFTERGEYRIDSEASKTMLNSLMYKLSYYRYDSGGSPPGYDRTRGALPGHRGFRLTYLEEAYTTEHWLVRIYRVKKPDEFNRPRLPLAKRTISTSSGLSKKQPLSVGESDTTSRRRKGILKNKPTVVKGKKISRLE from the exons ATGCCGGCCGTAAGCTCCGTGAAGCCGGCCAACGGCCCCAATAAGGGGTTGTTTAATAATACGACCGGCTTCAGTACTCTTATCACTGTTACGGTTCTCACGTTGGCTTGGTTGGCCGGGTTTGCTTCTCGGCTTTTCGCTGTTATACGGTTTGAGAGTATTATTCACGAGTTTGATCCATG GTTCAACTACCGATCTACCGCTTATATGGTACAGCACGGGTTTTACAACTTTTTGAATTGGTTTGACGAGCGAGCATGGTACCCCTTGGGGCGCATTGTCGGCGGTACCGTGTACCCGGGCCTTATGATCACTTCAGGGACCATACACTGGATCCTTCACACATTGAATATCCCTATTCATATAAGAGATATTTGTGTGTTTTTAGCTCCGGTTTTCAG CGGCCTGACAGCCATAGCAACATATCTGCTAACTTCTGAGCTATGGTCCCGTGGAGCTGGTCTGTTTGCAGCCTGCTTCATTGCTATCATCCCCGGCTACAGCAGCCGGTCCGTAGCTGGCAGTTACGACAATGAGGGAATTGCAATCTTTGCTCTGCAGTTCACTTACTATCTTTGGCTGAAGAGTGTGAAAAGTGGTTCCATTTTCTGGTCTATCTGCACTGCTATTTCTTACTTTTACATG GTATCAGCATGGGGTGGCTATGTGTTCATCATCAACCTTATTCCCCTGCATGTGTTTGTGCTGCTCATCATGGGCCGGTTCTCACAGAGGCTGTTTGTGAGCTACTCAGTCTTCTACATAGTTGGCCTGCTGATGTCTATGCAGATTCCGTTTGTTGGTTTCCAGCCCATACGGACTAGTGAACATATGGCTGCTTCTG GTGTGTTCGCCCTCATGATGGCGGTCGGCGCCCTCAAATACCTGCACATGCTGAGTCCCAAGGGCCAGTTTAAGCAGCTACTGATAGTCGGTGGACTGGTCGCCGCCGCGCTCGTTTTCTTGGCCGTGGTGGCGTTGACCTACGTGGGCGTTATCGCTCCGTGGAGTGGACG GTTCTACTCGCTATGGGACACAGGCTACGCCAAGATCCACATCCCGATCATCGCGTCCGTGTCCGAGCACCAGCCGACCACCTGGTCCTCGTTCTTCTTCGACCTCCACGTGCTGGTCTGCACGTTCCCTGTGGGCCTGTGGTATTGCATCAAGAATGTCAATGATGAGAGAGTATTCG TGGCGCTGTACGCCCGTAGCGCCGTATACTTCGCGGGTGTGATGGTGCGTCTGATGTTGACCCTGACGCCGGTCGTGTGCGTACTGGCCAGCATCGCGTTCTCCATACTACTGGACCTCGTCTTACGTGAGGATGAGCTGCCCGTCGCGCCCGCAGACTCGGATGAGAAAAACCTCTACGATAAG GCGGGCAAGCTGAAGAAGCGTACGCTGGAGCCGACCCCCCCGGCGGACTCCGGGCTCGGCATGAACGTGCGCTCCGGCACGCTGATCGCGTTCATGATCCTGCTCATGCTGTTCTCCGTGCACTGCACCTGGGCCACCTCCAACGCCTACTCCAGCCCGAGCATCGTGCTGGCCAGCTATGGGAATGACGG TTCACGCAAAATCCTGGACGATTTCCGCGAAGCTTACGGTTGGCTATCACAGAACACTGCTGAAGACGCGAGAGTCATGTCTTGGTGGGATTATGGTTACCAG ATAGCGGGAATGGGAAATAGAACAACTCTAGTCGATAACAACACGTGGAATAATTCCCACATTGCGCTCGTCGGCAAGGCCATGGCGAGTAATGAAAGTGCCGCTTATGAAATAATGACCATGTTGGATGTAGACTACGTTCTCGTGATATTTGGCGGCGCTATCGGCTACTCAGGCGATGACATCAACAAGTTCATATGGATGGTCAGGATCGCAGAAGGAGAGCACCCTAAGGATATTCAC gAAGCGGATTATTTTACAGAGAGAGGGGAATACCGAATAGATTCTGAAGCATCGAAAACGATGTTAAATTCTTTAATGTACAAGTTATCATATTATAG ATACGACAGCGGCGGGAGCCCGCCGGGCTACGACAGGACGCGCGGCGCGCTGCCCGGCCACCGCGGGTTCCGCCTCACCTACCTCGAGGAGGCCTACACCACCGAGCACTGGCTCGTGAGGATATACAG
- the LOC134673519 gene encoding dolichyl-diphosphooligosaccharide--protein glycosyltransferase subunit STT3B isoform X3, translated as MPAVSSVKPANGPNKGLFNNTTGFSTLITVTVLTLAWLAGFASRLFAVIRFESIIHEFDPWFNYRSTAYMVQHGFYNFLNWFDERAWYPLGRIVGGTVYPGLMITSGTIHWILHTLNIPIHIRDICVFLAPVFSGLTAIATYLLTSELWSRGAGLFAACFIAIIPGYSSRSVAGSYDNEGIAIFALQFTYYLWLKSVKSGSIFWSICTAISYFYMVSAWGGYVFIINLIPLHVFVLLIMGRFSQRLFVSYSVFYIVGLLMSMQIPFVGFQPIRTSEHMAASGVFALMMAVGALKYLHMLSPKGQFKQLLIVGGLVAAALVFLAVVALTYVGVIAPWSGRFYSLWDTGYAKIHIPIIASVSEHQPTTWSSFFFDLHVLVCTFPVGLWYCIKNVNDERVFVALYALSAVYFAGVMVRLMLTLTPVVCVLAGIAFSILLDLVLREDELPVAPADSDEKNLYDKAGKLKKRTLEPTPPADSGLGMNVRSGTLIAFMILLMLFSVHCTWATSNAYSSPSIVLASYGNDGSRKILDDFREAYGWLSQNTAEDARVMSWWDYGYQIAGMGNRTTLVDNNTWNNSHIALVGKAMASNESAAYEIMTMLDVDYVLVIFGGAIGYSGDDINKFIWMVRIAEGEHPKDIHEADYFTERGEYRIDSEASKTMLNSLMYKLSYYRYDSGGSPPGYDRTRGALPGHRGFRLTYLEEAYTTEHWLVRIYRVKKPDEFNRPRLPLAKRTISTSSGLSKKTSRRRKGILKNKPTVVKGKKISRLE; from the exons ATGCCGGCCGTAAGCTCCGTGAAGCCGGCCAACGGCCCCAATAAGGGGTTGTTTAATAATACGACCGGCTTCAGTACTCTTATCACTGTTACGGTTCTCACGTTGGCTTGGTTGGCCGGGTTTGCTTCTCGGCTTTTCGCTGTTATACGGTTTGAGAGTATTATTCACGAGTTTGATCCATG GTTCAACTACCGATCTACCGCTTATATGGTACAGCACGGGTTTTACAACTTTTTGAATTGGTTTGACGAGCGAGCATGGTACCCCTTGGGGCGCATTGTCGGCGGTACCGTGTACCCGGGCCTTATGATCACTTCAGGGACCATACACTGGATCCTTCACACATTGAATATCCCTATTCATATAAGAGATATTTGTGTGTTTTTAGCTCCGGTTTTCAG CGGCCTGACAGCCATAGCAACATATCTGCTAACTTCTGAGCTATGGTCCCGTGGAGCTGGTCTGTTTGCAGCCTGCTTCATTGCTATCATCCCCGGCTACAGCAGCCGGTCCGTAGCTGGCAGTTACGACAATGAGGGAATTGCAATCTTTGCTCTGCAGTTCACTTACTATCTTTGGCTGAAGAGTGTGAAAAGTGGTTCCATTTTCTGGTCTATCTGCACTGCTATTTCTTACTTTTACATG GTATCAGCATGGGGTGGCTATGTGTTCATCATCAACCTTATTCCCCTGCATGTGTTTGTGCTGCTCATCATGGGCCGGTTCTCACAGAGGCTGTTTGTGAGCTACTCAGTCTTCTACATAGTTGGCCTGCTGATGTCTATGCAGATTCCGTTTGTTGGTTTCCAGCCCATACGGACTAGTGAACATATGGCTGCTTCTG GTGTGTTCGCCCTCATGATGGCGGTCGGCGCCCTCAAATACCTGCACATGCTGAGTCCCAAGGGCCAGTTTAAGCAGCTACTGATAGTCGGTGGACTGGTCGCCGCCGCGCTCGTTTTCTTGGCCGTGGTGGCGTTGACCTACGTGGGCGTTATCGCTCCGTGGAGTGGACG GTTCTACTCGCTATGGGACACAGGCTACGCCAAGATCCACATCCCGATCATCGCGTCCGTGTCCGAGCACCAGCCGACCACCTGGTCCTCGTTCTTCTTCGACCTCCACGTGCTGGTCTGCACGTTCCCTGTGGGCCTGTGGTATTGCATCAAGAATGTCAATGATGAGAGAGTATTCG TGGCCCTGTACGCCCTTAGCGCCGTATACTTCGCGGGTGTGATGGTGCGTCTGATGTTGACCCTGACGCCGGTCGTGTGCGTGTTGGCCGGCATCGCGTTCTCCATACTACTGGACCTCGTCTTACGTGAGGATGAGCTGCCCGTCGCACCCGCAGACTCGGATGAGAAGAACCTTTACGATAAG GCGGGCAAGCTGAAGAAGCGTACGCTGGAGCCGACCCCCCCGGCGGACTCCGGGCTCGGCATGAACGTGCGCTCCGGCACGCTGATCGCGTTCATGATCCTGCTCATGCTGTTCTCCGTGCACTGCACCTGGGCCACCTCCAACGCCTACTCCAGCCCGAGCATCGTGCTGGCCAGCTATGGGAATGACGG TTCACGCAAAATCCTGGACGATTTCCGCGAAGCTTACGGTTGGCTATCACAGAACACTGCTGAAGACGCGAGAGTCATGTCTTGGTGGGATTATGGTTACCAG ATAGCGGGAATGGGAAATAGAACAACTCTAGTCGATAACAACACGTGGAATAATTCCCACATTGCGCTCGTCGGCAAGGCCATGGCGAGTAATGAAAGTGCCGCTTATGAAATAATGACCATGTTGGATGTAGACTACGTTCTCGTGATATTTGGCGGCGCTATCGGCTACTCAGGCGATGACATCAACAAGTTCATATGGATGGTCAGGATCGCAGAAGGAGAGCACCCTAAGGATATTCAC gAAGCGGATTATTTTACAGAGAGAGGGGAATACCGAATAGATTCTGAAGCATCGAAAACGATGTTAAATTCTTTAATGTACAAGTTATCATATTATAG ATACGACAGCGGCGGGAGCCCGCCGGGCTACGACAGGACGCGCGGCGCGCTGCCCGGCCACCGCGGGTTCCGCCTCACCTACCTCGAGGAGGCCTACACCACCGAGCACTGGCTCGTGAGGATATACAG